One Chrysiogenia bacterium genomic window, CATCACGGCCACGGGCCTCGACGTGCAGATGATGGGCGGGGCAAAGCTCACCATCGACGGCGTCGAGCGCCAGGCCAGCGACACGATGATGTACAAGGCCACCCTGCTCGAGGGCGTTCCCAACGCGGGCATCGTCATCGGCTACACCAACGCGTCCTGGACGCTGCGCGCCGACCTTGCCGCCGAGTACGTCTGCCGCCTGCTCAACCACATGGACAAGAAAGGCTACGCCGTCGCCACGCCCGTCGACACCGAGGGCAGCCAGAGCGATGAGACGGTCATGGGCACGCTCACCTCGGGCTACGTCATGCGCGCGGCAGCCAAGATGCCCAAGCAGGGAAGCCACGGCCCCTGGAAAGTCTCCCACAACTACTTCCGCGACATCCCCCTGCTGCGCAAGAGCGCCATGGAAGACGGCTACCTGCAGTTCGAGCGTCCCCGGCCCAAAGTGGCGCCCGCGAAGAAGCCGGCCAGGGCTGCGAAAGCCGCAAGCACCGAGGCTGCCGCACTGGCCAACTGAGCGGATTCACACCGACCCAAAGACCCGAAGGGGCGCGGACATTCCGCGCCCCTTTTTCGTGGGATGGAAAAACCCTTTTACGAATCTGCGATTTCTTCGTGTACTACACAAGCGCCCGAGAGGGGGTTCAGAGCCAATAATTCGCCGCATATGGGCATCTGACAGGGGTGCGAAGCAAATGACGCATCTTGACAGAGCCGGCCGAT contains:
- a CDS encoding NAD(P)/FAD-dependent oxidoreductase, whose protein sequence is EDLDYAGKRVVIIGSGATAVTLLPAMADKTAHITMLQRSPTYMMSVPAKDPMASRLKGLLPEMTVYRMMRARNIAMQRWSFDASRRFPKQARNLIMKFARKQLGPDFDMRHFTPDYNPWDQRLCAMPNGDFYKTLRSGKGEIVTDHIEKFTKKGILLKSGKELEADIIITATGLDVQMMGGAKLTIDGVERQASDTMMYKATLLEGVPNAGIVIGYTNASWTLRADLAAEYVCRLLNHMDKKGYAVATPVDTEGSQSDETVMGTLTSGYVMRAAAKMPKQGSHGPWKVSHNYFRDIPLLRKSAMEDGYLQFERPRPKVAPAKKPARAAKAASTEAAALAN